DNA sequence from the Anas acuta chromosome 21, bAnaAcu1.1, whole genome shotgun sequence genome:
GGTActgtaagagaaagaaaatcaagtgTTAACAATTAAATCCCAGATATAGAGAAGCAGGAAAGCACCTGCCTTTGCAGATTAGCCAGCAAAGTCATCACACTCAGCCAggaccatagaatcatagaattatagaatcatagaaataGATTCCATATATGGAATAATGAACAGAATTATATGATTCTATAGAATCATTcctgattctatgattctaagaggCAGGGCCAGGCCCTTACGTTTTTACGGCTGACGATAGCTTGttgcagccacagcagctccaTGATCAAGTGATTTCTGTAGGACTGGAGGCCAGCTCGAGTTCGGGGAAGCTCCTTTATGTCCTCAAGTGGaatttctgcagagaaatggaagaaaccATTACCAAAACACTCACATTGCAGCTACCATCTGTCCTGCAATGAGTTTTTCTAACCTCTCCAGTACAGTCTCGGGATTTTGATTCCCCAAGGACCTACGTTTTGCCACCCACACTCAtcaccaggttgctcaaagcacGTGGGCAGAGGGCACAGCCCTGACCACAGAGCACAGGAGCTCCCGTCCCTTACCCAGGCAGGCTTCGAGGGACTCCGACTCGTGGACAGTGCTGTCCCACACGGATGACACACTGCTGTTCTGCCACTCCTCGCTCTCTGCTAGGGCACCGCACCCCTTTGCAGTGCTTTTCTCTGCCTCAGCCCCTGGATTTGGGGGTCTCGCCACATCACATTCACCCGGGGAGCTTGGGTCCTCCTTGCTTTGTAGCTGGGCTGGAGGTTTCacactgcagctgcagccccagtcCCGCTCCGGTTCGGAAGcatccagctcctgctctgttttttctgtGCTGGCCTTGTCACTCGGTACAGACTCTTGTACAGCTGAACACTTTCCTTGCAGTGAATTCTGGAGGAGCAACATGCGACAAACTGAACAAACAGACATAGAGGGAAACAGAAAGATATGAAGGGGGCTGTGCTGCGGGCCAGGGCTCGGTCCCAGCCAGGCACCTGCTGTTCCCAGCAATCCTGCCCCGATACTGACATGCCCCGGTTGGGGCACGCAGATTTTTAAAGGGCCTCTCTTccagagggagaaaagggatTAAGTAGCAGCACTCAGCCACCATGGGAGCAGGTTGGAGCGTTTGCTAGGAATGGCTGAGGTGGGCGCAAGGAGGCGAGgtctgcaggagcaggctgggcGTTTGAACCCGCAGCTAGGGATTTGGTGACAATATGGGACGAGCCAGAGCCTTGGCTCTGTAATTATCACTCTGTCTTGGGTAGAAATAGAGCACAGGGCTGACAGAGATGGTCCCTGGGGCAGCCCAGCGCGAGCAGCACCTGGGGCACCCACCCTCCAGTCCACACTCCTCCTAGGAGCagctgagcccccagcccaccctcCTACCCCCCTGGCAGCCACGGGCACGGACCTTGGGGACAAAGACGGGCCTCGGCAGGTACCGTCCTGTCCACTGCAGCTCGCTCAGGTCTCCTTCGATCTCCCTCACCACCTCCTCGTACTCCTGCTG
Encoded proteins:
- the IQCC gene encoding IQ domain-containing protein C isoform X1, translated to MPPLQGRRRRHLRHPPGGKQRGPGPGPSPFPPLPSPAAILWAPMAGRVTPSAGARCPAVMAAVAEAEQWQRLLGAVTRLQACVRGWQLRRRFRSLQQEYEEVVREIEGDLSELQWTGRYLPRPVFVPKNSLQGKCSAVQESVPSDKASTEKTEQELDASEPERDWGCSCSVKPPAQLQSKEDPSSPGECDVARPPNPGAEAEKSTAKGCGALAESEEWQNSSVSSVWDSTVHESESLEACLEIPLEDIKELPRTRAGLQSYRNHLIMELLWLQQAIVSRKNYLKLKQRLGTPDP
- the IQCC gene encoding IQ domain-containing protein C isoform X2 — translated: MPPLQGRRRRHLRHPPGGKQRGPGPGPSPFPPLPSPAAILWAPMAGRVTPSAGARCPAVMAAVAEAEQWQRLLGAVTRLQNSLQGKCSAVQESVPSDKASTEKTEQELDASEPERDWGCSCSVKPPAQLQSKEDPSSPGECDVARPPNPGAEAEKSTAKGCGALAESEEWQNSSVSSVWDSTVHESESLEACLEIPLEDIKELPRTRAGLQSYRNHLIMELLWLQQAIVSRKNYLKLKQRLGTPDP